A genomic stretch from Glaciecola nitratireducens FR1064 includes:
- a CDS encoding PHA/PHB synthase family protein — MSTDETEVLAYIEKYATVFNALAQEVLTRTNKTAEGAGASVPGMFDPQKLAALLNGDIKVDSNKLIQQQMQYMQKQTDLWQQASKAMMGQSLSDNNNDEKASNAEAKNKSSDRRFAHSDWDQNPVFRYIKESYLANSDMLSNMIDAIEFSDEKAAKQAKFFTRQYVNSLSPTNFVLTNPEVCEEVINSKGQNLVKGMQNFLEDLEKSPLEAFKMRQSDSDAFKLGENLAYTPGKVVFQNELIQLIHYTPIQENHYQVPVLITPPFINKYYVLDLDEKKSMVKGLLNAGYSVFMISWVNPTSELSDNDFTDYMRKGPLEAIEQVKAITKQKQVNLTGFCVGGTLLAMTAAYLRALGDESIASLTFLTTLLDFNEPGEVGNYFSEDMLPMIEQNAELKGVFDGRIIGMSFSLLRENNLFWSFFIENYLKGKDPAPFDILYWNSDATNIPAACFKQYMRTTYWENKLKDPGAVVIDGVPIDLGKIDMPSYFLSTVADHIVLWQGAYEGAKLVSGDSRFVLAGSGHLAGVINPIEGGKYPHWLNDELPDSSQDWFDGAKEHNGSWWPDWHQWMQSTSGKKIKAPQPGQSKQHPAIMDAPGDYVLKRLDE; from the coding sequence ATGAGTACGGATGAAACTGAAGTTTTAGCCTATATTGAAAAATATGCAACCGTATTTAACGCCTTGGCTCAAGAGGTGTTAACAAGAACAAATAAAACCGCAGAAGGCGCGGGCGCATCAGTGCCAGGCATGTTCGATCCGCAAAAGTTAGCGGCCTTGTTAAACGGCGATATTAAAGTTGACTCGAATAAGCTCATTCAGCAACAAATGCAGTATATGCAAAAACAAACCGACTTGTGGCAACAAGCATCTAAAGCAATGATGGGACAGAGCCTAAGCGATAATAACAACGACGAAAAAGCGTCTAACGCAGAAGCAAAAAACAAGTCCTCTGACCGCAGGTTTGCGCACAGCGATTGGGATCAAAACCCAGTATTTCGATACATAAAGGAATCTTATTTAGCTAATTCCGATATGCTCAGCAACATGATTGACGCGATTGAGTTCAGCGATGAGAAAGCAGCAAAGCAAGCGAAGTTCTTCACACGTCAATACGTGAATTCGCTTTCACCAACAAATTTCGTGCTAACGAATCCTGAGGTTTGTGAAGAAGTCATTAACAGCAAAGGTCAAAATTTAGTTAAAGGTATGCAGAACTTCCTTGAGGACTTGGAAAAAAGTCCCTTGGAAGCATTTAAAATGCGACAGTCTGACAGCGATGCCTTTAAACTAGGTGAAAATCTAGCATACACCCCCGGAAAAGTTGTTTTCCAGAATGAACTCATCCAGCTTATTCATTACACCCCCATTCAAGAAAATCACTACCAAGTACCTGTATTAATAACGCCTCCTTTTATCAATAAATATTATGTTCTTGATTTAGATGAAAAGAAGTCGATGGTAAAGGGCTTGCTGAACGCAGGGTATTCGGTATTCATGATTTCATGGGTGAACCCGACCTCAGAATTATCGGACAATGACTTTACGGACTACATGCGCAAAGGGCCACTCGAGGCAATTGAACAAGTAAAAGCCATAACAAAACAAAAGCAGGTTAATTTAACCGGTTTCTGTGTTGGCGGTACGTTATTGGCAATGACCGCCGCCTATTTGCGAGCCCTCGGTGACGAATCAATCGCATCACTCACCTTTTTAACGACCTTATTAGACTTTAACGAGCCGGGAGAAGTTGGAAATTACTTCTCTGAAGACATGCTGCCCATGATTGAACAAAACGCAGAACTTAAAGGCGTTTTTGATGGCCGAATAATAGGCATGAGCTTCAGTCTGTTGCGTGAGAACAACTTGTTTTGGTCATTTTTTATAGAAAATTACCTCAAAGGTAAAGACCCTGCGCCATTCGATATCTTGTATTGGAATAGCGACGCAACGAACATTCCAGCAGCATGCTTCAAACAATACATGCGCACCACCTATTGGGAAAACAAACTGAAAGACCCTGGTGCCGTGGTTATTGATGGAGTACCAATTGACTTAGGCAAGATTGATATGCCTAGCTACTTTTTATCTACGGTCGCTGATCATATCGTTCTGTGGCAAGGCGCGTATGAAGGGGCAAAACTAGTATCCGGTGACAGTCGTTTTGTGCTGGCTGGTTCTGGCCATTTGGCTGGTGTTATTAACCCCATTGAAGGTGGTAAATATCCACATTGGTTAAATGACGAATTGCCCGATTCATCACAAGACTGGTTTGATGGCGCGAAAGAGCACAATGGTTCATGGTGGCCGGACTGGCATCAATGGATGCAATCTACTTCTGGTAAAAAAATTAAAGCACCACAGCCCGGCCAAAGTAAACAACATCCGGCTATTATGGACGCTCCAGGAGACTACGTATTGAAACGCTTGGATGAATGA
- a CDS encoding lytic murein transglycosylase, with translation MFRPLSHINRSFRKRGATLLSSLSAFSILLSIAAPSHAQTMVEPAAEKQPSFAECKVNLAEIALQQGVSEARIAAEIPNLTQIPKVLEYDRNQPEFVQTFPSYYSARVNQWRIEKGREALSEKKEFLAELTRKYGIPGHYLLAFWGLETNFGNYKGKMSTLDSLATLACDPRRSGYFTGELMLALKLMDRESLNKEQMIGSWAGAMGHTQFMPTAYMKYALDGDGDGKADLWNSEKDALESAANFLNKLGWKPGLRWGREVVLPSDFDYAGVSNEKKPISHWAKLNITKANGSSVGESDIPSTLIVPAGHEGPAFLAYHNFNVILRWNNSEFYGIAVGQLANRILGNDELSKPLPELPKYSISQMAQMQRKLNSMGIDVGGADGIIGPATRAGIREFQSRNQLIADGFPSTTTFNAILEF, from the coding sequence ATGTTTCGACCGCTTTCTCACATTAACAGGTCATTCAGGAAGAGAGGAGCAACTTTGCTTTCGTCTCTATCTGCGTTTTCAATTTTACTTTCAATAGCAGCACCGTCCCATGCGCAAACGATGGTTGAGCCTGCCGCCGAAAAGCAGCCTAGCTTTGCTGAATGTAAAGTCAATCTCGCAGAAATTGCGCTGCAACAAGGCGTGTCAGAAGCTCGTATAGCAGCTGAAATTCCAAACTTAACGCAAATTCCTAAAGTGTTGGAATACGATCGCAATCAACCCGAATTTGTTCAAACGTTCCCTAGTTACTACAGCGCAAGAGTCAATCAATGGCGTATTGAGAAGGGCCGCGAGGCACTCTCCGAGAAAAAAGAGTTTTTAGCTGAGTTGACCAGAAAGTACGGGATACCTGGTCATTATTTACTGGCATTTTGGGGGCTTGAAACTAATTTTGGCAATTATAAAGGCAAAATGTCTACACTTGATTCATTAGCTACACTGGCATGTGACCCTCGTCGCAGTGGCTATTTCACCGGTGAGTTAATGCTTGCATTAAAACTTATGGATCGCGAATCACTTAATAAAGAACAAATGATTGGGTCTTGGGCTGGGGCAATGGGACACACACAATTCATGCCCACCGCTTACATGAAATATGCGCTTGACGGCGACGGTGACGGCAAAGCCGATTTATGGAATAGTGAAAAAGACGCACTTGAGTCAGCGGCAAACTTTTTAAATAAACTAGGGTGGAAACCCGGTCTCCGATGGGGGCGTGAAGTAGTGCTGCCATCTGATTTCGATTATGCCGGTGTAAGTAACGAGAAAAAACCAATCAGTCATTGGGCAAAGTTGAATATTACAAAAGCCAATGGCAGTAGTGTCGGTGAATCAGATATTCCATCTACATTAATTGTACCTGCAGGACATGAAGGGCCGGCATTTTTGGCTTATCACAACTTTAACGTTATTTTACGTTGGAACAATTCTGAGTTTTATGGCATTGCGGTAGGTCAGCTCGCCAATCGTATTTTAGGCAACGATGAATTGAGCAAGCCACTACCAGAACTCCCTAAGTATAGCATTAGTCAAATGGCTCAGATGCAGCGAAAGTTAAATTCCATGGGTATTGATGTTGGTGGCGCTGACGGCATTATCGGCCCCGCGACCAGAGCTGGCATTCGTGAATTTCAAAGCCGAAATCAGTTGATTGCCGATGGGTTCCCTTCAACTACCACATTTAATGCGATACTCGAATTTTAG
- the purU gene encoding formyltetrahydrofolate deformylase gives MLSTYRLVIDCPDQTGLVAAVSQFLAEHGANILEASHHTDLQLNRFFMRHEIDAKSIAVDHEDFVNAFGKVAERYDMRWKLSDSEKNANVALLASRESHCLIDVLHRWHTGELRCNIPCIIANHETMREYADWYKVPFHFIDFTDKTAAFKEVERLLEHYQIDLTVLARFMQIVPDHLCKKLAGKAINIHHSFLPSFAGAKPYQQAYERGVKLIGATCHYVTSDLDEGPIIEQEVLRISHSDSAQDMVRKGKRCEVNALANGIRYHLQDRVIIHQTKTLVFA, from the coding sequence TTGCTTTCAACTTATCGTCTCGTTATCGACTGTCCCGACCAAACCGGACTAGTGGCGGCTGTTTCCCAATTTCTCGCAGAGCATGGTGCGAACATTCTGGAGGCTAGTCATCATACCGACCTGCAGCTCAATCGTTTTTTTATGCGCCACGAAATTGATGCGAAATCGATTGCCGTGGATCACGAGGACTTTGTAAATGCTTTTGGCAAAGTAGCTGAACGTTACGACATGCGTTGGAAACTCAGCGATTCTGAAAAAAATGCAAACGTAGCGCTATTGGCCAGCAGAGAGTCTCATTGCTTAATTGATGTGCTGCATAGATGGCACACCGGTGAGCTGCGGTGCAATATCCCATGCATTATTGCCAACCATGAAACCATGCGTGAGTATGCCGATTGGTATAAAGTACCGTTTCATTTTATTGATTTTACGGACAAAACAGCAGCGTTTAAGGAAGTTGAAAGATTACTCGAACATTACCAAATTGACTTAACGGTACTTGCCCGATTCATGCAAATTGTGCCAGACCACTTATGCAAAAAACTCGCAGGGAAAGCAATCAATATCCACCACAGTTTCTTACCTTCATTTGCTGGAGCAAAACCCTATCAGCAGGCATATGAAAGAGGTGTAAAGCTAATTGGCGCAACATGTCACTACGTAACTTCAGACCTTGATGAAGGCCCTATTATTGAACAGGAAGTATTGCGCATTAGTCACAGCGATTCAGCACAAGATATGGTACGAAAAGGAAAGCGTTGTGAAGTGAATGCGCTTGCAAACGGTATTCGATATCACTTACAAGATCGCGTTATTATTCATCAAACGAAGACTTTAGTATTTGCATAG
- a CDS encoding bacteriorhodopsin-like, with amino-acid sequence MMVTALFLLMLPTFASAAANLESDDFVGISFWLISMALMASTVFFLWETQGVTAKWKTSLVVSALVTFIAAVHYFYMRDVWVATQSTPTVYRYIDWLLTVPLLMIEFYLILRAIGVASAGIFWRLLIGTLVMLIPGYMSEAGYLNITVGFVIGMLGWFYILYEIFFGEAGKAAEANASPAVTYAYKAMRWIVTVGWAIYPIGYVLGYMTGTADQETLNIVYNLADLVNKIAFGLLIWYAATSESQSAAEKHA; translated from the coding sequence ATGATGGTTACCGCATTATTTTTATTAATGTTACCCACCTTTGCAAGTGCCGCAGCTAATTTAGAATCCGACGATTTTGTTGGCATTTCGTTTTGGCTAATCTCTATGGCATTAATGGCGTCAACTGTATTTTTCCTTTGGGAAACGCAGGGCGTAACCGCCAAATGGAAAACCTCGCTTGTAGTATCAGCGCTAGTAACTTTCATAGCAGCCGTTCACTATTTCTATATGCGCGATGTATGGGTTGCTACGCAATCGACACCTACCGTGTATAGGTATATAGATTGGTTGTTAACAGTGCCACTTCTTATGATTGAATTCTATTTGATACTGCGTGCAATCGGCGTAGCATCTGCTGGAATATTCTGGCGTCTACTAATTGGTACTTTAGTGATGCTTATACCAGGATACATGTCAGAAGCTGGCTATTTAAATATTACAGTAGGCTTTGTAATCGGTATGTTGGGTTGGTTTTATATTCTATATGAAATCTTCTTCGGCGAAGCCGGAAAAGCTGCTGAAGCAAACGCGAGTCCTGCTGTAACATATGCATACAAAGCAATGCGTTGGATCGTGACGGTAGGTTGGGCGATATACCCAATTGGTTACGTGCTTGGTTATATGACGGGTACAGCTGACCAAGAAACACTTAACATAGTGTACAACCTTGCTGATTTGGTTAACAAGATCGCGTTTGGTTTGTTGATATGGTACGCGGCTACTAGTGAAAGCCAAAGCGCAGCAGAGAAACACGCTTAG
- a CDS encoding polyhydroxyalkanoate depolymerase: MNYQAYDYFAKSGQLMSEGFRLVNELISHPSNPYSHTWSGRIASATLESAMRVTQRYDKLGFNITTIDIKGKAVKVQDEIVFAKPFCNLIHFNKAGQTDKDKVLLVAPLSGHHSTLLKGTVEALLPSHEVYITDWLDAREVPLEEGPFSFDCYVSYLIEMMNHLGPETHLIAICQPTVQALIATAVMAQDKNPNIPKSLTLMAGPIDISKNPTRVNDFSNEHPMSWFENVAIMKVPVGYPGEGREVYPGFMQLGGFISMNKEAHMKKHQKYFQNLLFGEHEDSERFRAFYDEYMAVLDMPAEFYLETIERVFKNNELANKTITYNGKPVDFNAITNTPLLTVEGAEDDICGIGQTEAAQDLCQNIPKNMRKHHLQPGAGHYGIFSGSMYRKNIRPLITEFIDKYS; the protein is encoded by the coding sequence ATGAATTATCAAGCATACGATTATTTTGCAAAAAGTGGACAGTTAATGAGTGAAGGTTTTCGCTTAGTTAATGAGCTTATTTCACATCCCAGCAACCCCTATTCGCACACTTGGAGCGGACGAATTGCAAGTGCCACGCTCGAATCAGCAATGAGAGTAACGCAACGCTATGACAAGCTGGGCTTTAATATCACTACAATTGATATAAAAGGTAAAGCAGTTAAGGTTCAAGATGAAATTGTATTCGCAAAGCCATTCTGCAACCTGATCCATTTTAATAAAGCAGGGCAAACTGACAAAGACAAAGTATTGCTAGTTGCACCGCTTTCTGGGCATCACTCAACCTTATTGAAGGGAACTGTGGAGGCCTTATTGCCAAGTCATGAAGTGTATATCACGGATTGGTTGGACGCTCGTGAAGTACCGTTAGAAGAAGGCCCGTTCTCATTCGATTGTTATGTCAGTTATTTGATTGAGATGATGAATCACTTAGGCCCAGAGACACATTTAATTGCTATCTGTCAGCCGACTGTTCAAGCGTTAATTGCAACCGCAGTCATGGCACAAGACAAAAATCCAAATATACCGAAGTCACTGACATTAATGGCTGGTCCAATAGATATCAGTAAAAATCCAACGCGCGTGAATGATTTTTCAAACGAGCATCCAATGAGCTGGTTTGAAAATGTCGCTATTATGAAAGTACCGGTTGGTTACCCCGGCGAAGGGCGTGAAGTTTATCCTGGATTTATGCAGTTAGGCGGGTTCATTTCTATGAACAAAGAAGCCCACATGAAAAAACACCAAAAATACTTCCAAAACTTACTGTTTGGTGAACACGAAGATAGCGAGCGCTTTAGAGCATTTTACGACGAATATATGGCAGTTCTTGATATGCCTGCTGAGTTTTATTTAGAAACGATTGAACGTGTATTCAAAAACAACGAACTAGCAAACAAAACGATTACCTACAATGGTAAGCCAGTGGATTTCAATGCAATTACCAACACTCCCCTGCTAACCGTTGAAGGCGCTGAAGACGACATTTGCGGTATTGGGCAAACTGAAGCAGCGCAAGATCTTTGTCAAAACATACCTAAAAACATGCGTAAACATCATCTTCAGCCGGGTGCAGGTCACTATGGAATATTTAGCGGTTCAATGTATCGTAAGAATATTCGCCCGTTGATTACTGAGTTCATTGATAAGTATTCCTAA
- the phaR gene encoding polyhydroxyalkanoate synthesis repressor PhaR produces the protein MVVIKKYPNRRLYDSSQSKYVNLDFIKTLINDRTEFKIVDSKTEADITKSVLLQIISESEANEQQSLLTDVLLKQLIRFYDSDMEVFVRQYLEQSIVQFIAQQDKVQGLMKNMVDNSPIGMFSKIMEQNMSTWNLNPKNKKDN, from the coding sequence TTGGTCGTCATTAAAAAATATCCGAATCGCCGTTTGTACGACAGTTCACAAAGCAAGTATGTCAATCTAGATTTTATCAAGACTCTGATAAACGATCGAACTGAGTTCAAAATAGTTGATTCAAAAACTGAAGCGGACATTACGAAGTCGGTACTACTGCAAATCATTAGTGAATCAGAAGCCAACGAACAACAGTCTTTATTAACTGATGTTTTGCTCAAACAGCTTATTCGATTTTATGATAGCGATATGGAAGTATTCGTTAGACAATATCTTGAACAGAGCATCGTGCAGTTCATAGCACAGCAAGATAAAGTTCAAGGGCTAATGAAAAATATGGTCGACAACAGTCCTATTGGCATGTTTTCAAAAATCATGGAGCAAAATATGTCAACCTGGAACCTGAACCCAAAAAACAAAAAAGACAACTAA
- a CDS encoding phasin family protein, producing MLDQMNEQLKETMKPVTELATLNMSTLQALAEKQNALFSTLLSGGVSFAETASQQKDVTSLAEAQKAYLEGLQQTVTEAAKETYTLVSGAQTKAGEMIKGLSEEMTAKMSAAAKAK from the coding sequence ATGTTAGACCAAATGAATGAACAACTTAAAGAAACAATGAAGCCTGTTACTGAATTAGCGACATTAAACATGTCTACTCTTCAAGCACTAGCTGAAAAACAAAATGCACTTTTCTCTACGCTTTTAAGCGGCGGTGTTTCATTCGCTGAAACTGCAAGCCAGCAGAAAGACGTAACAAGCCTTGCTGAAGCGCAAAAAGCGTATTTAGAAGGTTTACAGCAGACAGTAACTGAAGCAGCAAAAGAAACGTATACCCTAGTTTCTGGCGCTCAAACTAAAGCTGGCGAAATGATCAAAGGCTTGAGTGAAGAGATGACTGCTAAAATGAGCGCGGCTGCTAAAGCTAAGTAA
- the phaP gene encoding phasin family protein (Members of this family are phasins (small proteins associated with inclusions such as PHA granules). Note that several different families of phasins have been named PhaP despite very little sequence similarity to each other.), whose product MFGQFSEQMKKSSQPVNELLAANVKAIETVTKQQTQFFSGLVEDSVKLMQTVAQQTEVQGVLAAQSVYAESVRERLTSNSKVTYNTVSAVSKQYTDVMQSGITAATEAAKEKVSKAVAQGQPVKAASVKASSVKAAPEKKAAPAKKTASKTASTKTSKAVAKPVAEAGKTTPEKQTTKAATKTKSVSKTVAQEPVTKATPAPKTAAKPVATLSAEEVKAPAKIKTTDVKATPEKQTEVETKA is encoded by the coding sequence ATGTTTGGTCAATTTTCAGAACAAATGAAAAAGTCATCACAGCCAGTTAATGAGCTGTTAGCCGCTAATGTAAAAGCGATAGAAACTGTGACTAAGCAACAAACCCAATTTTTCTCTGGGCTAGTTGAAGACAGCGTGAAGTTAATGCAAACCGTTGCACAACAAACTGAAGTGCAAGGCGTTTTAGCTGCTCAGTCTGTATATGCAGAATCGGTAAGAGAACGCTTAACCAGCAACTCAAAAGTGACCTATAACACCGTCAGTGCAGTCTCAAAGCAGTACACAGATGTAATGCAGTCTGGTATCACAGCAGCAACTGAAGCAGCAAAAGAGAAAGTCAGTAAGGCCGTTGCACAAGGACAGCCAGTAAAGGCAGCGTCTGTAAAGGCTTCTTCAGTAAAAGCGGCGCCAGAGAAAAAAGCAGCGCCAGCGAAGAAGACCGCATCGAAAACGGCTTCAACTAAGACGTCGAAGGCAGTAGCTAAACCTGTTGCCGAAGCAGGAAAGACAACGCCGGAAAAACAAACGACCAAAGCAGCTACCAAGACGAAGTCAGTTTCAAAAACGGTAGCACAGGAGCCAGTAACGAAAGCAACGCCAGCTCCTAAGACTGCGGCGAAGCCAGTTGCAACGCTAAGTGCTGAAGAAGTAAAAGCACCGGCAAAAATTAAAACAACTGATGTTAAAGCAACACCTGAAAAGCAAACAGAAGTTGAAACAAAAGCGTAA
- the phbB gene encoding acetoacetyl-CoA reductase, producing the protein MTRVALVTGGTRGIGEAICIKLFEKGYKVIANYGGNDVKAAEFSERTGIPTAKFDVSDFDETAAGIAKIESEYGPIDILVNNAGITRDGTMHRMTFEQWNAVIQTNLSSCFNTCRAVIDGMRAREFGRIINVGSVNGQAGQYGQVNYAAAKSGIHGFTKALALEGAGKGITVNAIAPGYVDTDMVRAVPEEVLVKIIKTIPVGRLGKPEDIANSVAFLVDDESGFITGSTLSINGGQHMY; encoded by the coding sequence ATGACAAGAGTAGCGTTAGTAACAGGTGGAACACGCGGAATTGGTGAAGCGATTTGTATAAAGCTTTTTGAAAAAGGATATAAAGTTATTGCCAACTACGGCGGCAACGATGTCAAAGCAGCTGAATTTTCTGAGCGGACCGGAATTCCAACAGCAAAATTTGATGTGTCAGACTTTGATGAAACGGCTGCAGGCATAGCGAAAATTGAAAGCGAATATGGCCCGATTGACATATTGGTTAACAACGCCGGTATTACTAGAGATGGCACAATGCACAGAATGACTTTTGAACAATGGAACGCAGTTATTCAAACTAACTTGTCTTCTTGCTTCAATACTTGTCGTGCAGTCATTGATGGAATGCGCGCAAGAGAGTTTGGCCGCATCATTAACGTTGGTTCTGTAAATGGTCAAGCGGGTCAATATGGACAAGTTAACTATGCAGCCGCTAAGTCTGGTATTCATGGGTTCACCAAAGCTTTAGCATTAGAAGGGGCGGGCAAGGGGATCACGGTAAATGCCATCGCACCTGGTTATGTTGACACTGATATGGTGCGAGCTGTGCCTGAAGAAGTGTTGGTGAAAATTATTAAAACAATCCCAGTTGGTCGTTTAGGAAAACCTGAAGATATTGCCAACAGCGTGGCTTTTTTAGTTGATGACGAATCTGGTTTTATTACAGGCTCTACATTGTCTATAAACGGCGGTCAACATATGTACTAA